The DNA window TGCTGCGTTGTCCCTCTTAGTTCTAAATCAAACCAACCCTGTTCCTGTGAGTTCTTTTGTAGTCTTGCTCCCATAATATTGACGATCAACCTATGTTCAGAAATCAGGCGCGAAATTACCGGTTCATGCCAATCACAGGAGGAAACTTGCACTCGTAGACGAACTTGGCTCATCGATTTATGCTCTAATCCTTCTACCTACTTTCAACTGGTTGCAACCTTCTTTCACTAATTCGGTACTTTCAACAAAAGACGCAGACGAATTCCTATTACCGTTCCAATTAGCGCCGCCGCAATCCAAACCCATCCATGCAAACTGGTAGAAGCAATGCCACCAAAAAAAGCACTGACATTACAACCATAGGCAAGAAACGCCCCATACCCCATGATCAACCCACCCAGGAGCGCAGGGATGATGACTGGCAGAGTAGGCGGTATTCTCAGCGTTAACCGACCTGCCAATGACACCGCCAGGATTGCGCCCAACACAATACCAAGATTCATTACAGAACTGATATCTGCAAAGATGCCCCGGCTAAGCGCTTGCTGCCCCCCACTACTGCCCCAAAAGGGGCTAGACATTGCATCCCAGCCTATCATCGTGGCGAGTTTTGCTGCCCACAGAGCAAATCCCCAGGTGATCCGCCAGGGTTGCCCGGACAGTAACAAAGTTAGCCAGTTGAGAATTGCTAGGACAACTGCGCCAAAAACCAGGGACCAGGGACCGTAGAGGAGGGATGAGGGATGGGGGATGAGGGATGAAAGTTGTAAGTTTTGAGTTTTGAGTTTTGAGTTTTGAATGAGGGCAGAGGGCAGAGGGCAAGGAGAATTTTGAATTAATTCTGGCTCCTGAGTTCTGACTCCTGGCTCCTGCAATCCTCCTACCTTCTGACTTTTATCTCCCCGACTCCACCACCGCAGGATAACTGCCAGAATGACAAACAGAACGAGTTGCAAAAGAACTGCTCCCGGCCAACCCAGGGTTTCGCCCAGGGAGATGGGTGGGGTAGCAGGCAAACCTGCCCATGCCTGGCGGGTCAGGCTTGCCCAGAAGGCACCGATGCAGAAAGTAATCAGGGTCAATATCATTGTCAAACTGCCGCCCCCCCAAAGCGTTCAGGGTGCCACAGCCACAGGCTCCCCCTAGCTGCATACCAATCCCAAACAGCAAAGCTCCGATCACACCCTGCACTCCCACCGGCGACACGGCTCCCCGGACTTCTTCACCAAAAACAGAGCCAGTCGCCAGGAGCGGTGCAAACAAAAGCGTGGCGATTGCCAGCATCACCAATTGAGCATCCATCCCGCGCACATCCCGATTGACAAACAATTTGCGATAGGCAGAGGTGAAGCCAAAGCTGGAATGGGACAACGTAACGCCTAGCAATCCACCGATCAAGAACAACACGCTCTGCCGCCAGCCATAGGAACTGAGGGCGATCGCCACAACGGTCAGCAGAAACAGGGCAATCGCCACAATTAACCATTGCGGACGTGACCTGGCAGGCAATGACTCAGACAGAATCGGCGAATTTGCAATATGGCTCATTTCTTTGGAGGTTTCTTAGAGTCAGGGGGTGGATCACAACTCGCCAAACTACTTTGGGAAGAGACGATCGCAGTACTGATAAAAGTCATTGCCCCCAAACTCAATAACAGGGCAATCATCAATGAACCTGTGAAATTGATAAACATGACTTAAACCAGGTTGAAACTACGCTTTTTCGGGTCCAGTCGCAACAGGTAAATCGGTTGTGCTGTACTCTGTCCAGGAACCCTCATAAACCCGAACTTTAGGGTATCCTAACAGGTGTTTCAGGACAATATATTGCAGAGTCGCTTCCCGCCCAGTACTACAGGTCACAATAATGTCATCAGAAGGCTTAATCCTTTTGTCTGCTAGAAGTTTTTTGATATCATCCAAAGGCTTGAGCTTGTGAGGATTTTTCAGAGCTTCCTGGGGATTATCGGCTTCGGTAAAAGTGGGCCAAGGGATGTTACGGGCACCCGGAATGTGTCCATTTCGCACCCAGATATCCTTTTCACCCCGGAACAAGTCTCCCGGTCTTGGATCGATGAACACCACACCTGGTTTACCAATCAGTTGTCTGATTTCAGCCAGTGACACCCGAATCGATGGATTATCACGCACAACGAACTTTCCAGGTTTGTAGCGAGGAAACTCCTTCGTCGGCTGCCCAGAAGCTTTGTAGCCAGTGTAACCCCCGTCCAAAATAGCAATCTCTTGAACGCCCGATCGCTCCAACAAATAGGCAACCATCGTCGCGCCCAATACATCTCGCCCATCAGAATAGACCAGAACTTTGCTGGTATTTGTCACACCAGATTTCTCAAACGTACTGCCCAACTTAGCGTTGTCCCAGTATTGAACAGGCAGGAATCCATTCGGGCCTCGAAAGACTGGATCTGCAATATTCACTGCACCCGGAACGTGTCCAGCAATATATTCCAACGGGGCGCTGCGGACATCAAGAATGCGTAGATTAGGGTCTTTTGAATTGGCTGCAACCCAGTCAGACGACACAAACTGGATACTGGTGCGAGGACTGGCAGCCAGAGTAGAGAATGATAGAACTGGAATTGTAACCAGAGCAGCGACCAAAGCCACCAAAGCCAGAAAACCTCCCGGTTTTCTCAACCTTATCCATAGTGATTGAATGTTCACAAAAGGTCTCCGTAGGAACAAGTGAATAAACCACGTCAAGTCGAGTGACTTACCGTATTTAATTTGAATAATAAGGAGATTGCCATATTTCGCTGTCAGAAGCAAGTTAGAAGGTGTCGAAACGCATATTTTTTGAAAAATTGCATTCGGAAACGGAAGCCTTAATCAGGCATAGGAAATTTCCTATGCCTGCTCTGCACCTTTACGGTTTACCTCTGTCTCAAACATCACCAGCCGTCGGCTTCCTGCTCGTTCCAGAGTTCCAGATCGAGTTCATTCAAATAAATCAATGCACTTTGAATGTGGGCATTAGTGCCGTTCAGTTCCAGATCAAACCAGCCATCACCATTGGCATTTTTGCCTAGAATTGCAGCTGTAATGTTGACTGTCAGGTGGTACTGGGAAACCAGGCGGGAAATGACGGGTTCCTGATGATAGTGCTTAGGAATCCTTAGACGAATGCGTTTATGAGTCAGCCGATGATCTTCGGTCATGGTTTGTTTGCACGATTAATGCGCTTTTGTCTTGCGACTTGCGCCCGTTTTCTGTTCCAGAATCTCCTTCGCCACCAATGTCACCACTGCCAACAACGCTAACAGCACGGCTGCGGCATAGGCGGCTTCCGTATCGTATTGTTTGTAGGTTTCCTCGACAAACAGGGGTAAGGTTTGAGTCTTACCCGCGATATTTCCAGACACCACAGAAACCGCGCCAAATTCACCCATCGATCGGGCGTTGGTCAAAATCAACCCGTAAAGTAAACCCCAGCGAATATTGGGAATGGTTACCCGCCAGAAGGTTTGCAGGCTATTTGCACCCAGGGTGTAAGCCGCTTCTTCCTGATCCATTCCCGCTTCCTCTAAGACCGGAATCACTTCGCGGGCAACAAAAGGCATACTGACAAACATGGTCGCCAGCACCATCCCCGGCAATGCAAACACAATATTAATGTTATGCGCCTGGAGCCAACCGCCAAACCAGCCCTGCCGCCCATACAGCAGTACAATCATCAAACCTGCAACAACGGGTGAAACCGCAAACGGCAAATCGATGATACTCAGAAGCAATGTCCGTCCTGGGAAACGCTTGCGAGCGACTGCCCAGGCAGTTGCCAACCCAAAAATTGTGTTGATTGGCACAGCAATCAACGCGATTAGCACGGTCAATTTAACCGCATGCAAAAAGTTGGGTTGCACCAGGTTTGACAGGAATGGTCCAATTCCCTTGTGAAATGCCTGGTAGAAAACATTAGCGGCAGGAATGTAAAGAAACAACCCTAAAAAGGCAAGCGAGATTCCAATTAAAATCGTTGGAATCCAGCTCTTTGGCTGCGTCTGAGAATTATTCTCTGATGCAGCATTCCCATTCACATTCGTAACACTACTCATTTGTTTTTTCTCCCTTACTCCTGCTCCTTACTTCCGACTCAGACTAGTCATACCGCTTGCCCCAGGCTTGAATCAGGTTAATTGCCAGCAGCATCATCAACGACAGGATCAACAACACAATTCCAATCACTGTCGCGCCAGCATAGTCGTATTGCTCCAACCGCTGAAAGATCAAAATCGGTGCAATCAAATCCTTAAAGGGCGTGTTCGACGAAATAATGACGGTTGAACCGTATTCTCCTACCGCCCGTGAAAATCCCAACGCAATTCCAGTTAAGATGGCAGGAAATAGCGGTGGCAACTGAACTTTCCAGAAAGTTTGCCACTGGGACGCTCCTAAACACCAGGCAGCTTCTTCTATCTCTTTTTCCATCTGCATTAAAACAGGCTGCACCGTTCGCACCACAAACGGCAGCGAGATGAAGATCATCGCGATCGCCACCGCCAATTCGATTGAATGCCAACTTGATGCCAAAGGGGGCGAACAAGGAGCCAATCCAGCCGTTCTCGCTGTAAACCGTTGCCAGGGTCAAACCGGCAACGGCGGTTGGTAGGGCAAATGGCAGGTCGATCGAAGCATCGATAAAACGTTTGAAGGGAAATTCGTAGCGCACCAAAACCCAGGCAATGATGGTGCCAAAAAGACCATCGATGAGGGCAGCAATTAAGGACGTGGTAAAAGTGACATCGTAGGTGGATAGGGCAACAGGACTGGTGGCAATCCGCCAGAACTCCGCAGGTCCAACCGCTACCGCCTTTAAGAACATTGCCGCCACTGGCATGAACAGCATGACGGCTAAATACCCAAACATGATGCGCCAGGTCCAGGGCGCATGGATGATTGGATTCAGAAATGCTTTCCAGGGGGGAGTGTTTTGCGAATCGTCCTGAGGGGGAAGAAAGGAAGGAGTCATTGTTTAGGTGGCAGGGGGTAGGGGGTAGGGGGTACTTATCAGTGCCAGTGAACAGTCATCAGGTATCAGTCATCAGGTATCAGTTTTTGCCTGTTTACTGACAACTGTTTACTGTTCACTAACAACTGTCCACTGACTGATAACTGCCCACTGTTCACTGTCTACTGTTCATCGACCAGACCGATTATCGTTTGATGGCAGCTTGAACCTGGTCAAAGACGGCTCCATCTTCAAAGAACTTCTTCTGAGCATCGCCCCAACCGCCAAAGTCTTCCACTGAACCCAGCGTTTTTACAGGTGGATACTTCTCAGTAAACTCCTTCGATTTGCCAGCATCGCCCGTCGGTCTAAAGCCAACCTTGGCAAACTCTGCTTGAGCCTCCGGAGTAAACAAATACTTCAGGAATGCTTCGGCAACTTCGCGTGTCCCGTGTTTATCGACGTTTTTATCGATAACAGCACCGGGGGTGTCGATCGAGATGTTGATGTCTGGGACAACGAAATCAATCTTTTCACCCTTAGACTTCGCCAGGATGACTTCATTTTCATAGTTAACCAGGGCATCCCCCTGTCCTTGTTTAGCAAAGGCATCGGTTGATTCCCGCGCATCTTTTGCCAGCACAGCCACATTGGTATATGCCTTTGTGACGAATTCCTGGGCTTTAGTGGCATCTCCGCCGGTCTTCAGTGCATAGTCCCACAGCGCCAGGAAGTTCCACCGTGCGCCACCGGAGGTTCTGGGGTCTGGTGTAACCCACTTCACATCAGGGCGGGTCAAATCTGGCCAGTTCTTGATATTTTTGGGGTTTCCTTCCCGCACAATGATGGCAGCCACCGTTTCTGCAACCGTGCCATTGTTAGGAACACGTTTGTTCCAGTCCTCATTCACAAAGCCAGCTTTAACGAGCTTGAGGACATCGGCTCCCACTGCCAGGTGGACGACATCCGCTTCTAACCCATCAATAACGGCACGAGTCTGGGAACCAGAGCCACCATAGCTTTGCTTAAAGGTGACGTTCTGACCGTGCTCCTTCTTCCACTGTTCAGCAAACTTGGGAATAATAGCATCGTGAGCCGCTTTAGGGACGGCGTAACCCACTAACGTCAGTTCAACATCCTTTTTCTGATCTGCCACTGGGCTGGCACTCCCTGCTGTCCCAGGTGAGGTTGAAGCGGTGTTGTTGCTGGGGGAGCAGGCAGCGATCGCCAGACTCAATGCCGCCCCCACAACAAAGAGCGATACAAAACCTTTCGTTGAATTAAGCCTGAACCTAATCGCAACCCGGTGAATGGTTTGCCCCAACTGGTTCAGGGCAGATTGCCAGAATTTCATGTCACTGTTCTCCCCTAATTTACGGTTAGCCCATAGGAATACCGTATTTGCTAACTGATTTTTAATCCTACAAATAAGGGAGGGAAAAGGCAAGAGAAATCTCCTAAAGCTTTATCGGCAAAGGAGCTTTTCTCTGTATCAATAATAACGCCGGATTAGCAAAAACTTGTCAGTGAGGCAGGGATAATCGTCTACCGTAGGGCATCTTCTTGTGGGTGGCGCTGACGGGTGCCTATTTTCTGGCGATAGCGCTGACGAGTGTTCAGATCCAGCAGACGGCTGAAGATACGGTGTGGTGGGAGCAACCGGCTTGTGCTGAAGCCGAAGCAGCGCAAACCCGATTAGAAATGGTGTTGTCTAATCTGAATAAGTCGTTTGTTGTGGTCGATAGTACAAATTGGGAACAGGCACAGGCATTATCTCAACAGTAGGGTCGTGCCGCTTCCGTCCAACCCACCCACCTTTGATGTGCTATTTGAGTGATTTCACTTATACCGTTCCCCAGAATGGTTGGTAATGTGAAAAAGATAGAATCCAGAAGTCGGGAGTCAGAATCCAGAATGGGTGACTCCTCCTGGCTCCCGTTTTTTATTGATCGCGTTACCGTCGTAGCCATAAAGGTTAGGACATACTGTAATGCTAGAACCCTTTGTTAGTGGTTACTTATTCCCTGACACCTGACACCTGACACCTGCCCTATGAGAATTCTCCTGGTAGAAGATGACCAATATTTTTCTGAGCTGATTCGGGAGGCTCTTAGGGAACACCGCTATATTGTTGATACGGCTGCGGATGGGGAAACGGGGTGGGAACTGGCAGAATCCCTCAACTACGATCTAGTATTACTTGATCTAACCCTGCCAAAACTAGATGGAATCCGGTTTTGTCGCCAATTG is part of the Kovacikia minuta CCNUW1 genome and encodes:
- a CDS encoding NIL domain-containing protein yields the protein MSQVRLRVQVSSCDWHEPVISRLISEHRLIVNIMGARLQKNSQEQGWFDLELRGTTQQIKSGLAYLESVQLKIVGKPNVEGDSWYY
- a CDS encoding YeeE/YedE family protein; translation: MILTLITFCIGAFWASLTRQAWAGLPATPPISLGETLGWPGAVLLQLVLFVILAVILRWWSRGDKSQKVGGLQEPGVRTQEPELIQNSPCPLPSALIQNSKLKTQNLQLSSLIPHPSSLLYGPWSLVFGAVVLAILNWLTLLLSGQPWRITWGFALWAAKLATMIGWDAMSSPFWGSSGGQQALSRGIFADISSVMNLGIVLGAILAVSLAGRLTLRIPPTLPVIIPALLGGLIMGYGAFLAYGCNVSAFFGGIASTSLHGWVWIAAALIGTVIGIRLRLLLKVPN
- a CDS encoding sulfurtransferase; protein product: MNIQSLWIRLRKPGGFLALVALVAALVTIPVLSFSTLAASPRTSIQFVSSDWVAANSKDPNLRILDVRSAPLEYIAGHVPGAVNIADPVFRGPNGFLPVQYWDNAKLGSTFEKSGVTNTSKVLVYSDGRDVLGATMVAYLLERSGVQEIAILDGGYTGYKASGQPTKEFPRYKPGKFVVRDNPSIRVSLAEIRQLIGKPGVVFIDPRPGDLFRGEKDIWVRNGHIPGARNIPWPTFTEADNPQEALKNPHKLKPLDDIKKLLADKRIKPSDDIIVTCSTGREATLQYIVLKHLLGYPKVRVYEGSWTEYSTTDLPVATGPEKA
- a CDS encoding NIL domain-containing protein, with protein sequence MTEDHRLTHKRIRLRIPKHYHQEPVISRLVSQYHLTVNITAAILGKNANGDGWFDLELNGTNAHIQSALIYLNELDLELWNEQEADGW
- the cysW gene encoding sulfate ABC transporter permease subunit CysW, yielding MSSVTNVNGNAASENNSQTQPKSWIPTILIGISLAFLGLFLYIPAANVFYQAFHKGIGPFLSNLVQPNFLHAVKLTVLIALIAVPINTIFGLATAWAVARKRFPGRTLLLSIIDLPFAVSPVVAGLMIVLLYGRQGWFGGWLQAHNINIVFALPGMVLATMFVSMPFVAREVIPVLEEAGMDQEEAAYTLGANSLQTFWRVTIPNIRWGLLYGLILTNARSMGEFGAVSVVSGNIAGKTQTLPLFVEETYKQYDTEAAYAAAVLLALLAVVTLVAKEILEQKTGASRKTKAH
- a CDS encoding sulfate ABC transporter substrate-binding protein, producing MKFWQSALNQLGQTIHRVAIRFRLNSTKGFVSLFVVGAALSLAIAACSPSNNTASTSPGTAGSASPVADQKKDVELTLVGYAVPKAAHDAIIPKFAEQWKKEHGQNVTFKQSYGGSGSQTRAVIDGLEADVVHLAVGADVLKLVKAGFVNEDWNKRVPNNGTVAETVAAIIVREGNPKNIKNWPDLTRPDVKWVTPDPRTSGGARWNFLALWDYALKTGGDATKAQEFVTKAYTNVAVLAKDARESTDAFAKQGQGDALVNYENEVILAKSKGEKIDFVVPDINISIDTPGAVIDKNVDKHGTREVAEAFLKYLFTPEAQAEFAKVGFRPTGDAGKSKEFTEKYPPVKTLGSVEDFGGWGDAQKKFFEDGAVFDQVQAAIKR